The DNA sequence CGGCACCGCTATCTCGACCGCACCGGGTGAGCCGCTGAGCCCGGTCGCGGTCGGTCAGCCGAGGGTGAGGGGCAGGGCGGACAGGCCGCGGGTGAGGCGCGTCCGGCGCCAGGTCAAGGATTCCACGGGGACGGCCGGGCGGGTGTTCGGGAACCGGGTCACCAGGGTGCGGAGGAAGATCTCCGCCTCGGCCCGGGCCAGCGGGGCGCCCGGGCAGCGGTGGATGCCGTGGCCGAAGGCGAGGTGGCCGCCGGCGTCGCGGTCGAGGTCGAGGCGGTGCGGGTCGGGGAAGACCGCGGGGTCCCGGTTCGCGGCGCCGGGCGCGATGAGCACCGGGAAGCCCGCCGGGATGTCGGCCTCTCCGACGCTCAGGTCCTCCGTGCTGTGACGGAAGGTGGCCACGCTCACCGGGGAGTCGAAGCGGAGCAGTTCGTCGAGGGAGCCGGGGATCAGGTCCGGGTCCCGGCACAGCCGGGCGAAGGCCTCCGGGTGCCGCAGCAGGGCCAGGACGGCGTTGCCGATGAAGTGGGTGGTGGTCTCGTGCCCGGCGACCAGGAGGAGGGCGGCCAGCGAGATGGTCTCGTCCCGGTCGAGCCGGCCCTCGTCGCAGTCGCCCAGGAAGGAGAGGAGCGCGCCGTCGCCGGAGCCGGCGCGGGCCGTGTCGACGAGGTGGGTCAGGTACGCACCGATCCGGTGCGACGCGGCGTCGACACGGTCGGAGTCGGTCGCGTCGAAGAGCTGGTGGGACCAGCGGGCGAGCTCGTGCCGGTCGGACTCCGGCACCCCCAGCAGCTCGCAGACGACGGTGACCGGCAGGGGCACCGCCAGCTCCGCCACCAGGTCGACCTCCGTGCCCGGTCGCCACGTGGCGACGAGGTCCTCGACGACCCGGGTGATGTACGGGCGCAGCTCCCGGACGCGTCCGGTGGTGAACAGCGGCGTCGCCACCCGCCTCTGGCGGGTGTGCGCGGGAGGATCGCTCGCCAGCATGTTGCGGGAGATCGCCGGGTGCAGATCGCGGTCCGAGGGACGGCCGGCGTAGAACCGGGCCGTGTCCTTGGACAGGCGCGGGTCGGTGAACGCCTCGCGGGCCTCGGCATGACCGGTGATCAGGTAGGCGTGGTGGCCACCGGAGCCGGTGGGGACCCGCCGCACCGGGCAGCCTTCGCGCAGCCGGTCGTAGGTGGGGTAGGGGTCGGCGAAGAAGCGGGGGTCGCGCAGGGGGTCCTGCCGGGGGGCGGTCACCGGGCCGCGCCCGCGTTCGAGGGTGCCGGGCGCCGCGCGCCGGCGGCCGCCACGAGCAGCAGCCACGCGGTCTCCGCCCGGAGGTCGCCCTCGCGGGTGGCGGTGCCGGCGGCGGGCGGGGCCTCCTCGCCTTCGGGGGTGGCTCCGGCGTGCTTGGCGGCGACCGCCGCGGCGATGACCGCTGCCTCCACCTCGGCGTCCCCCTCGGGGGTGCCGGC is a window from the Streptomyces sp. MMBL 11-1 genome containing:
- a CDS encoding cytochrome P450 family protein, which produces MTAPRQDPLRDPRFFADPYPTYDRLREGCPVRRVPTGSGGHHAYLITGHAEAREAFTDPRLSKDTARFYAGRPSDRDLHPAISRNMLASDPPAHTRQRRVATPLFTTGRVRELRPYITRVVEDLVATWRPGTEVDLVAELAVPLPVTVVCELLGVPESDRHELARWSHQLFDATDSDRVDAASHRIGAYLTHLVDTARAGSGDGALLSFLGDCDEGRLDRDETISLAALLLVAGHETTTHFIGNAVLALLRHPEAFARLCRDPDLIPGSLDELLRFDSPVSVATFRHSTEDLSVGEADIPAGFPVLIAPGAANRDPAVFPDPHRLDLDRDAGGHLAFGHGIHRCPGAPLARAEAEIFLRTLVTRFPNTRPAVPVESLTWRRTRLTRGLSALPLTLG